Proteins from a single region of Phycisphaeraceae bacterium D3-23:
- a CDS encoding DoxX family protein encodes MKTYNPGTHLGLLLTRIALGLYLLLAGWGKLMGEFSNGFGSFYAGGFTKMSPDWLPLWFGKPYGYALPWLEVLVGAMLILGLLTRFFSAGGFLMLASFTAVKVISADHITGIGENEQGVFTPNYIMTVVYFLLIFTGAGALSLDRLFFGKRKDVEDEE; translated from the coding sequence ATGAAAACCTACAACCCCGGCACCCACCTCGGCCTCCTCCTCACCCGCATCGCGCTGGGGCTCTACCTCCTGCTCGCGGGCTGGGGCAAGCTCATGGGCGAATTCAGCAACGGCTTTGGTTCGTTCTACGCCGGCGGTTTCACGAAGATGTCGCCCGACTGGCTCCCACTCTGGTTCGGCAAGCCCTACGGCTACGCGCTGCCCTGGCTCGAAGTCCTTGTCGGCGCAATGCTCATCCTCGGGCTGCTAACACGTTTCTTCTCCGCCGGCGGGTTCCTCATGCTCGCCAGCTTCACCGCCGTCAAAGTCATCAGCGCCGACCACATCACCGGCATCGGCGAAAATGAACAAGGGGTCTTCACACCCAACTACATCATGACCGTCGTCTACTTCCTGCTCATCTTTACCGGTGCGGGCGCACTCTCGCTCGACCGCCTGTTCTTCGGCAAACGCAAGGACGTCGAAGACGAAGAGTAG
- a CDS encoding prephenate dehydrogenase — MPFHTETLVIVGPGLLGTSVALGLRERGFAGRIVGVGRRPETLAQAEQTGGYDEMTADLPGAIARASLVLIAVPLSGFRAVFQQIAAHGQPGLIITDVGSTKASVIADARAHLSDLTRVIGAHPMAGAETQGPAGARPDLFMGRPCVMTVASTDDLEAVATVESLWQTLGMRLLRMTPEEHDDQVAVVSHMPHLASVMLMMVAEKLGGLGVASSGFRDTTRLASSNPPMRADIIEANRASIRNALSAFRVACDDMDRLLEAGDHDAITRMLERVKSARERWLDSAGG; from the coding sequence ATGCCATTTCACACCGAGACGCTGGTGATCGTCGGCCCCGGGCTGCTGGGAACGAGCGTGGCCTTGGGGCTGCGCGAGCGCGGCTTCGCGGGCCGGATCGTCGGGGTCGGCCGACGGCCCGAGACACTCGCCCAGGCCGAGCAGACCGGCGGGTACGACGAAATGACAGCCGACCTCCCCGGCGCGATCGCGCGGGCGTCATTGGTCCTGATCGCGGTGCCACTCTCGGGGTTCCGGGCGGTGTTCCAGCAGATCGCCGCGCACGGCCAGCCCGGCCTGATCATCACCGACGTCGGCTCAACCAAGGCCAGCGTGATCGCCGATGCCAGGGCCCATCTCTCGGACCTGACTCGCGTGATCGGCGCTCACCCGATGGCTGGGGCCGAGACGCAGGGGCCCGCCGGGGCAAGGCCGGACCTGTTTATGGGTCGGCCGTGCGTGATGACCGTCGCCTCAACCGACGACCTTGAGGCTGTTGCGACGGTCGAATCGCTGTGGCAGACGTTGGGGATGCGGCTGCTGCGGATGACGCCCGAAGAGCATGACGACCAGGTCGCGGTGGTGAGTCATATGCCGCATCTGGCGTCGGTGATGCTGATGATGGTGGCTGAGAAGCTGGGTGGGCTGGGGGTCGCGTCGAGCGGATTTCGCGATACGACTCGCCTTGCCAGTAGCAATCCACCCATGCGAGCCGATATCATAGAGGCCAACCGGGCGAGCATCCGTAACGCTCTCTCGGCCTTCCGCGTCGCGTGTGACGATATGGACCGCCTTCTCGAAGCGGGCGATCACGACGCCATCACACGCATGCTCGAACGGGTCAAGTCCGCGCGCGAGCGCTGGCTCGACTCGGCGGGGGGATAG
- a CDS encoding UbiD family decarboxylase, producing the protein MPYASLREFVDALDAAGELHRVAEPVSCMLEVSAIADRVSKSAAANVSGNAEKFDPLHHTLGGKALLFENVTLPDGARSEVPLLINAFGSYRRVEMALGCEQGGLQQIADKVEQLVKPEPPTGLMNKMKKGLELAKIAQLPPKVVKSGRCQEVVVQGDDIDLLKLPVIQCWPDDGDPRKCGYPLSPEQAGTADGLGRYITLAGMYTIHPDDAGKPDGEPRTSRNVGMYRAQLIDEKRTAMHWHIHHDGARHWRAWKEHNEARGDHSGGMPCAIVLGGESVLPYAATAPLPPGISELLFAGLLNDHAIKMVRCKTIDIHVPANAEIVIEGTVSTEAGTIGFDPRAAMADGGLRMGDRSDPSAIRDPKSAIGTGAIPGLRTEIEVFEGPFGDHTGFYSLPDRYPVFTASAVTMCKDPLYPTTIVGPPPQEDYYLGKATERIFLPLLKTLVPDIIDYDLPMFGCFHNCAFLKIKKEYPLQARRVMHAIWGAGQMAWTKVIVVVDHDVDVHNHEDVLFHLCANADPGRDIEIVNGPLDILDHAAPRLGAGHKIGFDATRKVPGEEVNGNPVRDWPTYLGQLDLDEKLQAIVDAASA; encoded by the coding sequence ATGCCCTACGCCTCCCTCCGAGAATTCGTGGATGCCCTGGACGCTGCGGGCGAGCTGCACCGCGTGGCCGAGCCGGTGTCGTGCATGCTCGAAGTCAGCGCGATCGCGGACCGAGTAAGTAAATCCGCCGCCGCAAATGTCTCGGGCAATGCCGAGAAGTTCGATCCGCTGCACCACACGCTGGGCGGCAAGGCCCTGCTCTTCGAAAACGTCACGCTGCCCGACGGGGCGCGCTCCGAGGTCCCGCTGCTTATCAACGCGTTTGGCAGTTACCGCCGGGTCGAGATGGCGCTGGGCTGTGAGCAGGGCGGGCTCCAGCAGATCGCCGACAAGGTCGAGCAGCTTGTGAAGCCCGAGCCGCCGACGGGCCTGATGAATAAAATGAAGAAGGGGCTCGAACTCGCGAAGATCGCGCAGCTCCCGCCCAAGGTCGTGAAGTCCGGCCGGTGCCAGGAAGTCGTGGTGCAGGGCGACGATATCGACCTGCTGAAACTCCCCGTCATCCAGTGCTGGCCCGACGATGGCGACCCCCGGAAGTGTGGCTACCCGCTGTCGCCCGAGCAGGCGGGCACGGCCGACGGGCTTGGCCGATACATCACGCTGGCCGGGATGTACACCATCCACCCCGACGACGCGGGCAAGCCGGACGGCGAGCCGCGCACCAGCCGAAACGTCGGCATGTACCGCGCGCAGCTCATCGACGAAAAGCGCACGGCGATGCACTGGCACATCCACCACGACGGCGCGCGCCACTGGCGCGCCTGGAAAGAACACAACGAAGCAAGGGGCGACCACTCGGGCGGCATGCCCTGCGCGATCGTGCTGGGCGGCGAGAGTGTGTTGCCTTACGCCGCGACCGCGCCGCTGCCGCCGGGCATCAGCGAGCTGCTCTTCGCCGGCCTGCTCAACGACCACGCGATCAAGATGGTCCGGTGCAAGACGATCGACATCCATGTCCCCGCGAACGCGGAGATCGTGATCGAAGGCACCGTCAGCACCGAGGCCGGCACGATCGGGTTCGACCCCCGCGCCGCGATGGCGGATGGCGGATTGCGGATGGGCGATCGCTCCGATCCTTCCGCCATCCGCGATCCGAAATCCGCCATTGGGACGGGCGCGATCCCGGGCTTGCGTACCGAGATCGAGGTGTTTGAGGGCCCCTTCGGCGACCACACCGGGTTCTACTCGCTGCCCGACCGCTACCCCGTCTTTACCGCATCCGCCGTGACGATGTGCAAAGACCCGCTCTACCCGACCACCATCGTCGGGCCGCCGCCCCAGGAAGATTACTACCTCGGCAAGGCCACCGAACGCATCTTCCTCCCGCTGCTCAAGACCCTCGTCCCCGACATCATCGACTACGACCTGCCGATGTTCGGCTGCTTCCACAACTGCGCCTTCCTCAAGATCAAGAAGGAGTACCCGCTCCAGGCCCGACGGGTCATGCACGCGATCTGGGGTGCGGGGCAGATGGCGTGGACTAAGGTGATCGTCGTCGTCGACCACGACGTCGATGTCCACAACCACGAGGACGTGCTGTTCCACCTCTGCGCGAATGCGGACCCGGGGCGCGACATCGAGATCGTCAACGGCCCGCTCGATATCCTCGACCACGCCGCGCCGCGACTCGGCGCAGGCCACAAGATCGGCTTCGACGCGACCCGCAAGGTCCCCGGCGAAGAAGTCAACGGCAACCCCGTCCGCGACTGGCCGACGTACCTCGGGCAGCTCGACCTCGACGAGAAGCTTCAGGCGATTGTTGACGCGGCGAGCGCGTAG
- a CDS encoding YtoQ family protein, whose product MPKPKTWSAYLAGEVHSDWREQVRQRAEAAGLPVVFTAPVTDHDASDAAGDTLGPAPAGDGSCYGKSFWRDRQSAGVNAIRTRTLIAQADIVVVRFGEQYKQWNAAFDAGYASALGKPVITLHDPSLTHALKEVDAAASAVAQTPEQVVEVLRYVVAQ is encoded by the coding sequence ATGCCCAAACCAAAGACTTGGTCCGCCTACCTCGCCGGCGAGGTCCACTCGGACTGGCGTGAACAGGTCCGTCAGCGTGCCGAGGCGGCCGGCCTGCCCGTGGTGTTTACGGCCCCCGTCACCGACCATGACGCCTCGGACGCCGCCGGCGATACACTCGGCCCGGCCCCGGCGGGCGACGGCTCATGCTACGGCAAGTCGTTCTGGCGCGATCGGCAGTCGGCCGGGGTCAACGCGATCCGTACCCGCACGCTGATCGCACAGGCCGACATCGTCGTCGTCCGCTTCGGCGAGCAGTACAAGCAATGGAACGCGGCCTTCGACGCCGGCTACGCCAGCGCGCTGGGCAAGCCGGTGATCACGCTGCACGACCCGTCGCTGACCCACGCGCTCAAGGAAGTTGACGCCGCCGCGAGTGCGGTTGCGCAAACCCCGGAGCAGGTGGTTGAGGTGCTGCGGTATGTGGTGGCCCAGTAG
- a CDS encoding PEP-CTERM sorting domain-containing protein encodes MATTASASVVNINGNSFELDQFTGASVTYRADGSVAFDGKLWDNAVGVDMVTLGELASGQFGSDPGDQVSLNSTGSAGPDWLQLNYGTGITITAANSQFIIYEITSSSTGVDVEGTSFRVSFNGGAFVDASAAVATHLPATTYPGTGAEDTNQIVYDLLAIGGLSSGDVLTTVRIENLDTGSSTSDPDFIFAGVITPEPGSFALLGLGGLAMLRRRR; translated from the coding sequence TTGGCCACTACGGCAAGTGCCAGCGTCGTCAACATCAACGGCAACTCTTTTGAACTCGACCAGTTCACCGGCGCATCGGTCACTTACCGTGCCGACGGCAGCGTCGCGTTTGATGGCAAGCTCTGGGACAACGCCGTCGGCGTCGATATGGTCACCCTCGGCGAACTCGCCTCGGGCCAGTTCGGCAGCGACCCCGGCGACCAGGTCTCGCTCAACAGCACCGGCTCCGCCGGCCCCGACTGGCTCCAGCTCAACTACGGCACCGGGATCACCATCACCGCCGCCAACAGCCAGTTCATCATCTACGAGATCACCAGCAGCTCCACCGGCGTCGATGTCGAGGGCACCAGCTTCCGTGTCTCGTTCAACGGCGGCGCGTTCGTCGACGCAAGCGCCGCGGTCGCCACCCACCTCCCCGCCACGACGTACCCCGGCACCGGTGCCGAAGACACCAACCAGATCGTCTACGACCTCTTGGCCATCGGCGGCCTTAGCTCCGGCGATGTGCTCACGACCGTCCGCATCGAAAACCTCGATACCGGCTCCAGCACCTCCGACCCCGACTTCATCTTCGCCGGCGTCATCACCCCCGAGCCCGGCTCCTTCGCCCTGCTCGGCCTCGGCGGCCTGGCCATGCTCCGCCGACGACGCTAA
- a CDS encoding lipocalin family protein, whose product MTIRSLTVALFATAIVLFASVANAAPRPAPAPLPDREHMPQTVEADDIQGHWELVSISFNGQTEHAPAGAMAFAFDADGTIRMYFQGQLADQGVYQADGPNLAITLNSDKVTEQSTYRVENGTLTITREIQPGQYVIISLSAAEATHRD is encoded by the coding sequence ATGACCATCCGATCCCTCACCGTCGCCCTCTTCGCCACCGCCATCGTGCTCTTCGCCTCGGTGGCCAACGCCGCCCCCCGCCCCGCGCCCGCCCCGCTGCCCGACCGCGAACACATGCCTCAGACCGTCGAAGCCGACGACATCCAGGGCCATTGGGAACTCGTCAGTATCTCATTCAACGGCCAGACCGAACACGCCCCCGCCGGCGCGATGGCCTTCGCCTTCGACGCCGATGGCACCATCCGCATGTACTTCCAGGGCCAGCTCGCCGACCAGGGCGTCTACCAAGCCGACGGTCCCAACCTCGCCATCACACTCAACAGCGACAAGGTCACGGAACAAAGCACCTACCGCGTCGAGAACGGCACCCTCACCATCACCCGAGAGATTCAGCCCGGCCAGTACGTCATTATCTCGCTCAGCGCCGCCGAAGCGACCCACCGTGACTGA
- the proC gene encoding pyrroline-5-carboxylate reductase, with protein sequence MAHTLGFIGCGNMAQAIAHAAIRQGVVPASEIIASNPSAPKRELFASWGCDTTDDNTAVVRSAKQVVLGVKPQVFPSVAPTLRDDLTDEHVLISVMAGLSGARIAELVGRPCRVVRAMPNTPLLVGRGATGVARCDNAQPGDEALAMRLFEAGGLAIRVEENQINAVAAVSGSGPAYIFLLAEAMQQAAEELGLAEHAESLVTQTLLGAAKLLADSEDDAPTLRRKVTSPKGTTEAAIRVMQEAGLGATVVQAIKANVARSEALAAQ encoded by the coding sequence ATGGCACACACGCTCGGCTTCATCGGCTGCGGGAACATGGCCCAGGCGATCGCGCATGCCGCGATCCGGCAGGGCGTCGTCCCCGCCAGTGAGATCATCGCCTCCAACCCCTCCGCGCCCAAGCGTGAGCTGTTCGCGTCGTGGGGCTGTGACACCACGGACGACAACACCGCCGTCGTGCGCAGCGCGAAACAGGTCGTGCTCGGCGTCAAGCCGCAGGTGTTCCCGTCGGTCGCGCCAACACTGAGGGACGACCTCACCGACGAGCACGTGCTGATCTCGGTGATGGCGGGGCTGAGTGGTGCGCGGATCGCGGAGTTGGTCGGTCGGCCCTGCCGGGTGGTGCGTGCGATGCCCAACACGCCGCTGCTCGTAGGCCGGGGCGCGACCGGCGTCGCCCGCTGCGACAACGCGCAGCCCGGGGACGAGGCGCTGGCGATGCGGCTCTTTGAGGCAGGCGGGCTGGCGATCCGGGTTGAAGAAAACCAGATCAACGCGGTCGCCGCCGTCTCCGGTTCGGGCCCGGCCTACATCTTCCTCCTCGCCGAGGCCATGCAGCAGGCCGCCGAGGAACTCGGCCTCGCCGAGCACGCGGAATCGCTCGTGACGCAGACCCTGCTCGGCGCCGCCAAGCTCTTAGCCGACAGCGAGGATGATGCACCGACCCTCCGCCGCAAGGTGACTTCACCCAAGGGCACGACCGAGGCCGCGATCCGCGTGATGCAAGAGGCCGGGCTAGGCGCTACAGTAGTACAGGCCATCAAGGCCAACGTTGCCCGCAGCGAAGCACTCGCCGCGCAATGA
- a CDS encoding alpha/beta hydrolase, translating to MGLRHAATMRNLMYLLVMAVLGALPNGIASAQDEDDGNNRRDRFDIPDDATSENNRNLERILERFPDSDADADGILTADEAREFIDARTEEWEEQQRDRGRGRDRGRQRGPTHRDIAYGDHEQHRIDLYLAPADEDRPGPRPLVVYFHGGQFVTGDKSDVQIDTRALLASGISVASVNYRYTRDEPFPACFDDAARAIQFLRLNADEYNLHPERFAAAGQDSGANLALYLALHDDLAEQPNARERRQRGNRVVEQDPYDEVGLMAQSTRVSGAMAINPLASFDPRYWEDNDLPLNNHERYLPAWLGVNYLDPFDDKELIEIVEDISPAELVSADDPPLLLLSQFDDLAITENTSWTIMRLHPRQCQLLGESMREHSRSAIVRYRNMRNDPDIGSAQFFPELFGLD from the coding sequence ATGGGACTGCGACACGCCGCGACGATGCGGAATCTGATGTACCTGCTGGTGATGGCCGTCCTGGGCGCGTTGCCGAACGGCATCGCCTCGGCGCAGGACGAGGACGACGGCAACAACCGCCGTGACCGCTTCGACATCCCCGACGACGCCACCAGCGAGAACAACCGCAACCTCGAGCGCATCCTCGAACGTTTCCCCGACTCCGACGCGGACGCGGACGGCATCCTGACCGCCGACGAGGCGCGTGAGTTTATTGATGCACGCACCGAGGAGTGGGAAGAGCAGCAGCGCGATCGTGGCCGCGGGCGTGACCGCGGCCGGCAGCGGGGGCCGACCCACCGTGACATCGCCTACGGCGACCACGAGCAGCACCGCATCGATCTCTACCTCGCCCCGGCCGACGAAGACCGGCCCGGGCCCCGACCATTGGTGGTCTACTTCCACGGCGGCCAGTTCGTCACCGGCGACAAGAGCGATGTCCAGATCGACACCCGCGCACTGCTCGCCAGCGGCATCTCGGTCGCCAGCGTCAACTACCGCTACACCCGTGACGAGCCGTTCCCCGCCTGCTTTGACGACGCGGCCCGCGCGATCCAGTTCCTCCGCCTCAACGCAGACGAGTACAACCTCCACCCCGAACGCTTCGCCGCCGCCGGGCAGGACTCGGGCGCCAACCTCGCGCTGTACCTCGCGTTGCACGACGATTTAGCCGAGCAGCCCAACGCGCGCGAGCGCCGGCAGCGTGGAAACCGGGTTGTCGAGCAAGACCCCTACGACGAGGTCGGGCTCATGGCACAGTCCACCCGCGTGTCCGGCGCGATGGCGATCAACCCGCTCGCGTCTTTCGACCCGCGCTACTGGGAGGACAACGATCTCCCGCTCAACAACCACGAGCGCTACCTCCCGGCCTGGCTTGGCGTCAACTATCTCGACCCCTTCGACGACAAGGAACTCATCGAGATCGTCGAGGACATCAGCCCCGCCGAGCTTGTCTCGGCCGACGACCCGCCGCTGCTGCTGCTGAGTCAGTTCGACGACCTGGCGATCACCGAAAACACGAGCTGGACGATCATGCGGCTGCACCCGCGCCAGTGCCAGCTCTTGGGCGAATCGATGCGCGAGCACAGCCGAAGCGCGATCGTGCGTTACCGAAACATGCGCAACGACCCGGACATCGGCAGCGCGCAGTTTTTCCCGGAGTTGTTTGGGCTGGACTAA
- a CDS encoding M14 family zinc carboxypeptidase, giving the protein MRGAEKPSTQAILGAALALCICSTPAQSQQNVTFNDAFQSGSYWSIDHDQNHTGSAIDDIITIEPVRWSVIAPENAQSSNPPLSVSNDHWWWAIEAGNLGGLRPTFQVNTSQAWFGSYGTTYSPVYRYVDVNGDPTSGGGGWQFFDVTTQAGSIYSFRNDGAFDPSLGDVQISYGLPYTPDMASDHTASLANHPRVTQTASALFANPTPQQFGVIGQTPTGHTDLIRTNRPGSSGTVTVDTGHDLLAYRVTDTFVDDADKQQVVLMGGNHASEHQANIAMQGMVDFLTSGHPIAELLLDRAEFHVYPIVDPEGRALGQTRGNDSAQGFGQTPAFIDTGTDSEHIRIIDHNRVWDRTGSAQPYDNADTVRDAIIRDTSDDPDAPNPLTNIDYFFDFHGYPAGGGGDNTPFEVFESGSNGDFISALQALTGMNNSDIINGANGSHPGIAERWAFLQGGELDAEHSFTPEVGVAHQSAQLPTPQAVEQLYLGHGEDYARALASVLLPTNTVVYNETSPRSWNSAGWQTLTQQTTAAPSASSHALIAAGGGPFIGPTSNTTLSALTVFGYHNAPTTRGTPQPLTFNLQAGADLTIAGTLHIENAHVGPATPGAAMGALAADNVQIVGHEHAAILEVSSTLTTSRVDLLGSGAELRLTQALAGTTPSNIDLLNSAGGTLLVGSAVRIDTLLLDDASTLTHTTAGAVESALLVDLAGTLAFADDGSAALGEVALLIAGANLNGSFDQVDHAIFDDAQLGWSLEYIVDGVAIERLNATVRYAGDATGDDFVGVEDLDLLLANWGDTVTAGVFDEGDFTGDGRVNNADLQLTLSNWSIGDAPGVNIPEPGTVALLTLALGLALRQRRTA; this is encoded by the coding sequence ATGCGAGGAGCGGAGAAACCCAGCACCCAGGCGATCCTCGGCGCGGCACTCGCGCTGTGCATATGCTCGACGCCTGCACAGTCGCAGCAAAACGTCACCTTCAACGATGCGTTCCAGTCCGGCTCGTACTGGTCGATCGACCACGATCAAAACCATACCGGCAGCGCGATCGACGACATCATCACGATCGAGCCGGTGCGGTGGTCGGTGATCGCGCCCGAAAACGCGCAGAGCAGCAACCCGCCGCTGTCGGTCTCGAACGACCACTGGTGGTGGGCGATCGAGGCCGGGAACCTTGGCGGGCTGCGGCCGACGTTTCAGGTCAATACGTCGCAGGCGTGGTTCGGCAGCTACGGCACGACCTACTCGCCTGTTTACCGCTACGTCGATGTAAACGGGGACCCCACCTCCGGTGGCGGCGGCTGGCAGTTCTTTGATGTCACGACACAGGCCGGGAGCATCTACAGCTTCCGCAACGACGGGGCGTTCGATCCGTCGCTCGGCGATGTGCAAATCTCTTACGGCCTGCCCTACACGCCTGACATGGCGAGCGACCACACCGCATCACTCGCCAACCACCCGCGCGTGACGCAGACCGCCTCCGCGCTGTTCGCTAATCCGACGCCGCAGCAGTTCGGCGTCATCGGCCAAACCCCGACGGGCCACACCGACCTCATCCGCACAAACCGCCCGGGAAGCAGCGGCACGGTCACGGTCGACACCGGCCACGACCTGCTCGCCTACCGCGTGACTGATACCTTCGTCGACGACGCCGACAAGCAACAGGTCGTCCTGATGGGCGGCAACCACGCCTCCGAGCATCAGGCCAATATCGCGATGCAGGGCATGGTCGATTTCCTCACGTCGGGGCATCCGATCGCCGAACTCTTGCTCGACCGGGCCGAGTTCCATGTCTATCCGATCGTCGACCCCGAGGGCCGGGCGCTGGGCCAGACGCGCGGCAACGACTCGGCCCAGGGCTTTGGCCAGACACCGGCCTTCATCGACACCGGCACGGACAGCGAGCACATCCGCATCATCGACCACAACCGCGTGTGGGACCGCACCGGCAGCGCGCAGCCCTACGACAACGCCGACACCGTCCGCGACGCCATCATCCGCGACACCAGCGACGACCCTGATGCGCCCAACCCGCTCACCAACATCGACTACTTCTTTGACTTCCACGGCTACCCGGCCGGGGGCGGCGGCGACAACACGCCCTTCGAGGTTTTCGAATCCGGCAGCAACGGCGACTTCATCAGCGCCCTGCAAGCCCTAACGGGGATGAACAACAGCGACATCATCAACGGCGCCAACGGCTCGCACCCCGGCATCGCCGAGCGCTGGGCGTTCCTGCAGGGCGGCGAGCTCGACGCCGAGCACTCGTTCACCCCCGAGGTCGGCGTCGCGCATCAGTCGGCACAGCTCCCAACGCCGCAAGCCGTGGAACAGCTCTACCTCGGCCATGGCGAAGACTACGCCCGCGCCCTCGCGTCCGTGCTGCTGCCAACGAACACCGTTGTCTACAACGAAACGTCGCCGCGCAGCTGGAACAGCGCGGGCTGGCAGACGCTGACCCAGCAAACCACCGCCGCGCCCTCCGCAAGCAGCCACGCCCTCATCGCAGCAGGCGGTGGCCCATTCATCGGCCCCACTTCCAACACCACACTCAGCGCCCTCACCGTCTTCGGCTACCACAACGCGCCCACCACACGCGGCACGCCCCAGCCCCTCACGTTCAACCTGCAAGCCGGCGCCGACCTCACGATCGCAGGCACGCTCCACATCGAAAACGCGCATGTCGGGCCCGCGACACCCGGGGCTGCCATGGGCGCGCTCGCCGCCGACAATGTCCAAATCGTCGGTCACGAGCACGCCGCGATTCTCGAAGTCTCGTCCACGCTCACTACCAGCCGCGTCGACCTGCTCGGCAGCGGGGCAGAGCTGCGCCTCACCCAGGCGCTCGCCGGTACAACGCCGAGCAACATCGACCTGCTCAACAGCGCGGGCGGCACGCTCTTGGTCGGCTCCGCCGTGCGGATCGATACGCTACTGCTCGACGACGCCAGCACCCTGACCCACACCACCGCCGGCGCGGTCGAGTCCGCGCTCCTTGTCGACCTCGCGGGCACGCTCGCCTTCGCCGACGACGGCAGCGCCGCGCTCGGCGAGGTCGCGCTGCTGATCGCCGGGGCCAACCTCAACGGCAGCTTCGACCAAGTCGACCACGCCATCTTCGACGATGCCCAGCTGGGCTGGTCCCTCGAATACATCGTGGATGGCGTGGCCATCGAACGTCTCAACGCCACCGTCCGCTACGCAGGCGACGCGACCGGCGACGACTTCGTCGGCGTCGAAGACCTCGACCTCCTCCTCGCCAACTGGGGCGACACCGTCACCGCCGGCGTCTTCGACGAGGGCGACTTCACCGGCGACGGCCGGGTCAACAACGCCGACCTCCAACTCACCCTCAGCAACTGGTCTATCGGCGACGCCCCGGGCGTCAACATCCCCGAGCCCGGTACAGTCGCCTTGCTCACGCTCGCACTCGGTCTCGCTTTACGCCAACGCCGCACCGCCTAA
- a CDS encoding acetyl-CoA carboxylase carboxyltransferase subunit alpha: MTQLNEYTGTFELEFERPLLALERQITELEIQNDPNRSGTGLDPNVDLGAEIRKLRQSHTAMLKKIYKGLSAGNTVKAARHPFRPQTMDYIHAFVKDFSELHGDRHYGDDHAIRCGFGRIGPHKVMVVGHHKGKDTADKIKANFGCAHPEGYRKALRCMKLAEKFGLPVVTFVDTPGAYPGIGAEERGQAEAIAVNLREMARLKTPIVSVVIGEGGSGGALGIGVADRMAMLEYAWYSVISPEGCAAILWKQATPETNADAAEALKLTAKDNLKLGTVDDIIEEPLGSAYRRPSAMADRLEQYLVQTIRDLKRFKVENLVKKRYDRLRKIGELSE; the protein is encoded by the coding sequence ATGACCCAGCTCAACGAATACACCGGCACCTTCGAGCTCGAGTTTGAACGGCCCCTGCTCGCGCTCGAGCGCCAGATCACCGAGCTCGAAATCCAGAACGACCCCAACCGCTCGGGCACCGGGTTGGACCCCAACGTCGATCTGGGCGCGGAGATCCGCAAGCTCCGCCAGTCGCACACCGCGATGCTCAAGAAGATCTACAAGGGGCTCTCCGCGGGCAATACGGTCAAAGCCGCGCGTCACCCGTTCCGCCCGCAGACGATGGACTACATCCACGCCTTCGTCAAGGACTTTTCCGAGTTGCATGGCGACCGGCACTACGGCGACGACCACGCCATCCGCTGTGGCTTCGGGCGCATCGGCCCGCACAAGGTGATGGTCGTCGGGCACCACAAGGGCAAGGACACGGCCGACAAGATCAAGGCGAACTTCGGCTGCGCACACCCCGAGGGCTACCGCAAGGCGTTGCGGTGCATGAAGCTCGCGGAGAAGTTCGGGCTGCCCGTCGTGACGTTTGTCGATACGCCCGGCGCATACCCCGGCATCGGCGCGGAGGAGCGCGGGCAGGCCGAGGCCATCGCTGTAAACCTGCGCGAGATGGCCCGGCTCAAGACCCCAATCGTCAGCGTCGTCATCGGCGAAGGCGGCTCGGGCGGCGCACTGGGCATCGGCGTCGCCGACCGCATGGCCATGCTCGAGTACGCCTGGTACAGCGTGATCTCGCCCGAGGGCTGCGCCGCGATCTTGTGGAAGCAGGCGACCCCAGAGACCAACGCCGACGCCGCCGAGGCCCTAAAGCTCACCGCGAAGGACAACCTCAAGCTGGGCACGGTCGACGACATCATCGAGGAGCCGCTGGGAAGCGCGTACCGCCGGCCCAGCGCCATGGCCGACCGCCTGGAGCAATACCTCGTCCAGACCATTCGCGACCTCAAACGCTTCAAGGTCGAAAATCTCGTGAAAAAGCGCTATGACCGGCTTCGGAAGATCGGCGAGCTGAGCGAGTAG